The Cygnus olor isolate bCygOlo1 chromosome 13, bCygOlo1.pri.v2, whole genome shotgun sequence DNA segment GCAGCATGGGAAAAAAGCCGGTTCTTCAGCAGGATGGCTTTATTATCCCTCCTATCCAGGCTCCTGGACCCATGAGGTTCAGTCTGGATTTGGGAATGGGGGCTCTGCTCCATCCCCAccggggcaggagggctgctgcaGTGCCCCGTGCTGGGGAGCAAAAGGCCAAGGGGGAGCATCTGGCTCTGGTGGCATCTGGGGGCTTTTTCTTCTGCCGTGTCATGGCCAGCGCTGCTCCCTGGGCTGGGAGCGAAGGGAATGCGGTGGGGGACCTATTGCTCCATCGCTTGTCAATGCAGCATTGGCCAAAGGTCCCAGCGGTGGCATGAGGGGCTGCCCCTCTCTGGGGCTGTCCCCAGAAGGGTGCCCTGGGGTCAGCTGGGATTTTTGTCTGTCCCTGGGGCAGGTGTGTTAGGTGGTGCCTCGCCAGGGCTCCTCTCGGGCTCAGCTGGAACAAGACAGTCTGATTTTCCTTCACTggtttcactttcttttttcgctACGACAAAAAACTGGGGGGAGAAGCACCTGCTGTCACGCTGGGCTATGTGAAATGGccttttacattttcaggtgtttaaaaagcaaacccaaaAGCCAAGTCAGAAGAATTTCCCCCATCTTCACATCAGGCAGACTTCAGAGGGGTTGAGGTTTTGAGGCAAACACAGGAGTCAAAGTGGTGTAATCTGTAAATCCTCGAGCAAAATGTTCCACACTggccttccctccctccctccctccctcacagtaccctctctttttttttttcttcctttggagcTTTTTGGTGCATTTGATCTACAGTTGCCACTGCTCTGCCCAAGCTCACCGCACCCAAGCCATGGGgctgcttttgctgctctgcagccccgTGGCCACGGCATCCTGCTGCCAGGTGAACGGCAGCTCCGCGGTGCTTATCTCCTCGAGGAGCTCTGGAGATGCACGCCCTGCTTCTGCTTGGAAACCTCCAGGAGTGGAGACCCTGCCCTGCTTGCAGCTGGCCAGCATCCCAGCTACAGCCCGAAAATCCAGGTCACGTCCGCACGCCGGTGACCTGGAGGTGGTCCTCAGCGCCGAGCACCGTGCCAgccagcctgtgctgggctgctgtgctgggaggtggTGGGACCACGCTGGGCTGGCGGGTGCTGGGCTCGCTCCGGGATGCAGCAGGTGCTTTTCTAGCAGCCTGCCAGCTCTCACAGCACGGAAGACAGGCAGCCCTTTTCTGAGCCCGCGGGTGACTCAGGCGAGGCGCTCGCCGCAGCAGGAGCCACCCAAGCCCAGGGGGTTGAAGCGGCAGAAGAGCCTCTGCGAAACAGAAACGGCGAGAGTGGAAAAAGGCAAAGCGCTGGTGACATTTCGCTCTGGCATTTCAGCAGCACGAGTTTCTGAGTGGATGTGAGCTGGGGGGGTTTGCACCATCCGGCAGGTGCGGGGCTATGCAGAGCCACCGTGAGAAAGCGCGGGGCCGCGCACCCACGTGCACCGGTGGAGACCTGGTGCCGCCACACACAGCTTGGTCTGCCTGCCCAGAGGCTCTGCTCCGTCTGTGCAGGCGTTAAAGTGTTTTGCAGGATGGGGCCGTGCAGGGGCAGGCCCCTGATCCGCGCAGCAtcccatccctccatccctgctgcaggcatGAGCTGAGCCTGGCTCCTGCCCCACGCCGCAGCCCAGAACCAGCAGAGGTGGAGATGGGTCCCGAGACACCCAGGGCACCCCTCGGCATTGTGCTTGCGGGTATTTGCTGCTGAAGTCTGCGAAATCTCTGACTCACCCCCCCCGACAGGCCTGCTCCCCGTGCCGTTGGTGTTTTGAACTTCTGCTGGTGCCAGATCAAAGCGATGAGGGGGATGCAGCTGGGAACGGCTCTTTATTAGAAGCAGCCCATTAAGGGCTATCAAGAGGGTATTTCTTATTACTAATTCTCAGAGAGCTGAGCTGCCAGCTACAGAAATATTGGAGAGGGGAATTTTTCTGTGCGGGGGCTAGCGGGGCTTTTGCAGCTGCCGCATGGGAAATCCGGCACTTAACAAACCCGAGGGAGACGGCAGCTCCTGAAATGACAGAGCCGAATTCAGCTCTAGCATTTTGCCGGCTGCCGGggcccaggaagagccctgcCTGGCGTTGGACGAGGCAGGAGGCAGTAGATgcaaggggctggggctggagaccGTGCGGTGTGGGCTGCCAAAGGTGGGTTTtggggcaggctgcaggaggcatGAGCCTCCTGCACTTCTCATTCCGCACCGTGCGGCTTCTCCATGGGCAGCTCCACTGCAGGACCCGAGCGCGGCTGCCCAGACCACGCCGGGGCCAAGCCCTTGGCTGGGAGGTGGCCCCAGGGGTGGCTTCGCAGCAGAGCAGAGCGTTTCCCATTGCATGCACTGGTCTGGGAGTGCCCCCGTCTGGGGACGCGTGGCAAGTGTCTGCAGGGCGCTCGGTTGGCGTCCCGGAGCgaggtggcagggctgggtgtcACCCCCCCGCCTCTGCTCCCCACGGCTCCCCATGCCCCTCGTCCTCCCggtgcaggggctggctgcagagTGGTGCAAGCAGCCAGCTTGGTGCCTTCTCACCCCCCTTCAGAGACCCATGAAACTCTTCCTCGCTGCTCCCAGGAAGGGTGCCACCAGGAACACGCTATCACAGCGAAGGTGGCTGGTCTGAGGCCACCAAAGGGCCCTCTGCCAGCTGGATTTCTCTGAGCTGAGCCTCCCACGCAAAGAGATTTAAAGGGAAGCAATCCCAGCTGGCTGATGTTGTGGTAGCTATTTTCCCAGGAAAACCCCTTTTCATGACCCTGCCGCTGGGACGCTGGCTGCGAGTCCTCCATCCACCGGCTTTCCAGAGAAAAAAGGTGGGTGTTGGAGCCAAAAACATCCAGGCCCCGGCACTGGCCATGCCTTGCATGATGTTCAACCAGGGTCCCTTTGGTTTGCCGTGACATAACAGCCTGGACGTGTGGATCTGTGTGTTTTGTCCAGGTGTTGGCCCCATGTTCTCTTCTCCAAACCCACCGGGGGCACGGGTCACCTCTCCGgctttccctccctcttccttccccagcacagccccggcAAACAGCAGAGCTCCTGGAAACCCAGCCGTGCATCTATCAAGCGTCCTCACTGACGAGTGACACAGCTGTGGAGGGGGCAGTGACAGTCCCCTCCTGTCACCGGGAGGGGTGGCCGAGCCAGGAGAAGCGACGACGCACCTGGTGCGCGCGTACAGGTCGCAGAGCAccgggggaggctgggggccaTAAAGGAGGACCTCTGCGTGCCCCAAAACTCACAGGCTCCTGGTGACCTGCTCAAGACTTGCAGCAGGAGACAAGacgacctccagaggtcccttccaacctcagccattctgccAAGCAGCCTCCCAGAGAAGGGCCGTCGCCTTGCTGCCTTGctgcctggcactgctgggaagTGAGCGGGCGCGCGGCTCCTCTTGCCACTTGGCTGACTCACGGGGACTTCCAGAGCTTTAGCAACTCCATGACGTGCCTGAGGCCAGGAAAATACCTCCGCAGCCAAGTGCTTGGGCTGGCCGAGCTCCCGGCACCCTGCCCCTGGAGTTGTGCAAGGACACGGGGGCTGGGGGCCATCCTCGTCACCATCTCCCCATTGAACCCAGACCTTGTGCCGACAGGTCTGAGCCTGGCTGACGCTGCAGCGGGCTGGGGGGCTGACAGCGAGACCCCAGCGGCAGTCCTGGTGCCCAGGAACCTGGTCCGGGCTCTGCCCGCTGCAGAAGCCAGCCACGAGCAGAAAGGAGCCGACGGCAATGGGCAGGGTCAGGGCTCAGGGGCAGCTGGACCCAAGGACGGGGCCGCTGTGGGGTCACTCAGAGGGAGCTGAGGGAGATGCCCTTGTCCAGACAGAGCAGggccccagcagcccagcagagaggTGAGTGCCCGGGGCCTGGCACGTCCTGGGACCCTGGGACCCCTGCGACCTGCCAAGGGGACATGGAAGCCAGGGGTTGGCCTTGGGGTGGGGGTGATCGTGGTGCTGACAGTGCACAAGCAAGGcgtattaaaataaagtttactgCTGTTCTTagttacaaaaaaataacaccCAACAAACAACCTGAAACCCATCAGTTACAAAACCAGTCCCCAAACCCGGTGCTGTGGGAGCAGGCTTGCGAGGACACACCTTTTAGTGCAAAGAGGGAGGTGGCAGTGAGAGCTGGCGGGTGACTCTGCCGTCGCGGGTCCCTGCGGGACCCTGGCGCTCACTGTACAGTATTTTTTGCTGGCCATGGGGGCTCGAGGGGGCTGGCGGAGTTGGCAGGCATGGGCAGAAGCCCttggaggaggtggaggtgtGGGATGGGGAGGCCGGGAGGCTTTGGCACCTGGTGGGAAGGCACAAAAACTGAGCCGGGCTGGCACCAAACCTGCCCGGGTATCTCCCTGGGTGCTTTGCCAAGCAGCTTTCAGCTGGTGCTGGGTATGGGAACCAGGTGGATGCTCTGCTCCATGCCTCTCCCCAGATCAGGTGGGGAAgtgctggtggggagcagggaaggggcagcgTGGGGCTGCACATGGCTGCATCTCCTGCGGGGGTCCGTCAGGACCTGTTATCTCACAGGGGCCAGGTGGGAGCTcacagccagcactgcctggcCCCTGCAGGATGTCCCTgatgccctggggctgcaggtcTGTGAGGAGACCCCGCAGAGCCCTCCGTGTGTCCCCGCGTCCCTCCttcccagccaccagcaggtCCCCGCACCAGCACACCAAGCGCCATCCCCAGCAGCGACCTGCCCAAACGTCCCCGCGAGGACACGGACGCATGTTGCAAGCTACCGCTGCAGATAAACTGTAGGGGAAAAGCTTTCGGTGTCTTCAGCTGGAGCCCGGATGCCTCGTGGGACAGGCAGCCGGCCCAAGCACGGATGGTGGTGGGACCTCTGGGGAGGTCTCACCTCTTCCAGCGCgggtggtggcggtggtgggACCCGCTGGGAGGTCTCGTCTCCACCACGAAAGTCCGGTGCTTGGCTTTTCCCATGATGTGTCATGACACCAGGGTGTTGGGTTTTTctttggaggggagggaggggagggacagTGACACGGTTGCCACTGTGGCCACGCAGCGACCGGTCCATAGGTGCGGTCAGCGCTGGTGGCACGTGGGGGGGGTGCAAAGCAAGGCGCTGTTTCCACAGGTTGGGGTCTAGGGATGCCAAacccccctccagcccctctcTCGGCCAGGGTTTGGTGGGAGGCGGAGGGACCGGCGGTCCTGCAGCGGGGCTAGGTCATCTTCCTGGCCACGCTGGCGTAGGTGTGAATGATCTCCTCGTCTGCGGGACACGTGTGGCTGAACTCATCGCAGGCGTAGGCGTTGTTGAGGTAGCGCCAGACGCCCGTCATGTCGGCCGGGATCTCGAAGTCGCGGTACTTTTTGGCTGCAatctggagaggaggaggaggaggaggaggaggaggaggaggaggaggaggaagaggaggaggaggaggaggctgagacCCTGCTCACAGGGTGTCCCCAGCCCGGCCCTGGGAGCCCCTACCTTGATGATGTGCAGCTTGGGCAGGAGGTTGCAGTCAGCCAGCGTCAGGTGGTCCCCGTCCAGGAATTTCCTCTTGGAGACGGCGATGTCCTCCACGCTGTCCTGGTCGATCTCCTCGGGCAGCGGGTTGTTGAGGTATTGATCCAGCCGATGAAACTCCCGCAGCAGCGCCTTCTCCAGGTCtgggagggcggggggggacgTGGTGGCCTCAGCCAGGCGCCAGGTCCCCGCCACCTCCCACACCCTCAGCAGGCTTTGCCCACAGGAGCGAAGCCCTCGGGCTGtgcccccctccagcccctgcccgctttcttactgctgtttgcttctttgCGCGGGTTCTTGATGTACGCCGAGAACTTGGCGAAGATGTCGCTGCCCACGTCAAAGGACTCCTTGTACTTGGGGCTCAGGTGCGGGTACCTTAAAAGAGACGCTGGTGGCAGCACGGGCAGAGGAGCGGCTGCGTGGCACCCgcgggtggcagcagcaggcagaggtgtCCCAGGGCGCTGCGCAAGGGCTGACGCATCCGAGGAGGTGGCTGACAAACGCGCCCAGTGCTTCCTCTTTTGCGCAGGGCGTTTGCTTTGGCTACGAGCAGGcaaacggggggggggggtcacctCCCGTCCCCCTCCCGACACCAGTCGCCGTTGCCAGCTGCAAAACCACCAGCTCCTGGGGAAACCTGCACCGTCACCCCCCcccggctccagctccagccccatgcagggtgagtgctgcttttcctcccatTGTTTTCTGTCCCACGCTGTCACCATCCCCCGCCCCGGCCGCTCTCCTGCCTCGGTTTCCCAACCCGCCCAGCCCGACGCGGCACGGGTCTGCAATTACGTGGGTGGGCCCAGGGTCTGCTCCAGGAACTCCTCGATCTTGATGAAGTCGGTTTTCAGCTCCCTGTTGAACAGCAGGAAGGGTGGGTTGGTGCCGGGCGCTAAATCCTTCAGCTCTTCGGGTTTCCtggagcagagaaaataaaggggCAAAGCTGGGGTGGGCGCACAGTACTGGGCGCATCCCCACTTGTATTCTAGACTGGGTCTGGGGGCCTGGGAGGTGCCCCCCAACCTTTTGGTGTGCCCTCAGACCTGGGTGCCAATGATGCTCGCACATCTTTGTGCAGGGCTGGAGTGCAGGGACCTGCGTGGAGGTGGCACCTCACCTGGTCATGTCCACCGTGGTGACGTTGAACTTCACCCCCTTGAGCCACAGCACCATGAAGAGGCGCTGGCAGAAGGGGCAGTTCCCGATGTTTTCTCCATCCAGACCAGCCTGCGGGGAAAGCAGAGAGCACCCTCAGGATGGCTGGGGTCGGACCCTTCCCGGAGATCCAAGATAaagccaggaggaggaagaggaggaggaggaggaggattgATAGTGGATGGGACAGGAAGGGAGGGTCAGCTTGGCCGGGAGGCCAGGCCGGAGAGGGGAAATGTTCTCATGTTTGCCAGGAAAAGCGCAGCTTGTTTTCgtctgctgcctcctgtgctgtgctgagccaAGCACGGCTCCCCCGGCAGGAGGCACAAGCATCGTCCACGTCCCAGGGAGGatatggggctgggggagcacaACAGGGGGCTTCCAGCCCCATCCTTGCCCACGCCGACGTGGATGTGTGTGTGGGATGCTCTGTGACCTGCCGGTCGCCGTGTGCTCTAAGCTCCAGGCTGGAGCCCGCCAGcggtggggacacggggacaccgAGTGCCACCGGGGCTCTGCCACCGGGGTCTGCACTACGGCTGTGGGTCTGGGGCTGAGCGGGAGGCTGGCGGGGCTGCGGAGGACCTGGAGGCACGAAGCAGCGATAGCTCCGGGGCTTTGCACCCaaaggcagggaggaagaggatgctTCAGGAGCTGAAGATGCAGGGACCTGTGCCCAGTTCCCCTGGTGTGGAGGCAAGTGCTAGGAGACTCCTCTCTGCCTGCGGCTGCCCAGGAGCCCTCTCGGCCCCTCTGGGAGAGCCAGCcggcccccagctccccccgtCGGAGGTAGCGAGCTGGCCAAAGCAGGACACCGATGCTCTGAGCAGTCACCTGGAGGCGATGCTCTGCCTTTCTACCACGTCACCACCTCCCAGTCTTTCCAGAATGATAATGATCTTTAACCGGTGTTTCCTATTCCCAGCTATCGCAAAAGGATGCCCCTAAGAAGAGTGGGATACGTTTCTCAGTTGCTGTTTCTCATAGGAATCTCTGCATCCTTCTTTCCATGGTGACCCGAGTGTCTCTTTACAAACGTTGTTGCTCCTGAGTAGTGGAAGCTCAGGAGCATCCTGTCAGCCCCTAGAGGACTGCTTGGGAATGGATAAAATTTGGGTCTAGGTATCCTGAGAGGGGCTGGAGGGTTAGGAAACAGCTTCCAGGGCTGCCCTGCTCTTGTGCCATTGAGCATCTCCACTCCCTTCCCGACTCCATCCCCAGCAAGCCAACACCGATGTCATCCCTTGGAGCATCTCCAGCACCAACGGCTCGGTGAGGCCACCCTGAAAGGAAAATCAGGATGGCCTCTGcaggaaatagaaaacaaacctAAGCCAGAGCCCATCCTCAGATGCTCAGAGACAAATCTTTATCAAGAGGAAGCTCCACTGGTGCTCGTGGGCACCAGGGAGCGCGGGGGAAGGTTTGGGGAGGCCACgtgccttccctccccagcgAAAGCCAAGCAGCGAGGAGGGGAAGTCATCgctctctgcttccttctccagcaagagcctcttcctctgctcagcacaggctcctgcagcccccctgaccccccccgACTGACTTTGCTCCCTGTTTCCCCATCCAGATGATGCAGGAACCCATCAGGATGATGGATGAACCCCTGCACATGATGGCTGAACTCTTCCAGATGATGGATGAGCCCCTCCAGATGCCAGAGAAACCCCTCCAGATGTCAGAGAAACCCTTCCAGATGATGGAGAAAGCTCTCCAGATGATGAATAAACCCCTCCAGATGATGGAAAACCCCTCCAAAATGATGGGCAAACCCAGCCCGGGAGGCGCAGCCTCTCAGCCCTAACCCTGAGGCCCCACGCCTGCACGAGGCACCAAAACCCCAACGTTGCTCAGAAGTTCCTGTGGTTTTGCTCTCGGTGAAGCAGCGCGAGGAGGAAGGAGCGCCCCAACCTGCATCACCTCAACGTCCCCCAGACCTGCCCGAAATTCCTCCCCAAAAAAGCTCAGGAGCACCTTGGGGTGGGCTACAGTCAGACGCCGTTCCCTGAGGGCTCAGAGGGTGATGCGCAGCATCGGTTTGCTGACCGACACATGAGAAGGGTTTTTTGGTGCTAAATTAAGATTTAGGGGAAGTCCTAAGCcgctgctttgttttctgtttcccttccctccaaaaAAACCCCTCAAACATGCTGCCGCCATCACAGCCACCTCATGCAGCGCTTTGCTCTTCTCCCCAGCCACCGTGGGATGAAAAGCGGTGTGGAAAAGGGAATTTAAGACCTGAATGATTTTCTCCAAGCAAATACACCGCATGGGGCTCAGCCCAAGCTCGGCGCCCAGCAAGCAGTGCTTTGGCAAGGGGATAGGGCAAAGCCTCGGATAACCCTTCCCAGCACTGATTTCcaaggaggggagcagagaCCGCGCGGCTGCAGATGTTTGGAACGGGAGTGTCGAAATGTTCCCGAGGAGGCGCTTGAAAAATTGCtcaatggaaggaaaaaaaaaaaaaaagagcaaaactcaTTTCCAGTGAATAATCCTCAGGGCTGACCTAAGAAGCCACCCCATCCCGCCCACGCGTGGGCACCCACTCCGTTTCCCAATGCCagcttgcagcagctgctcaagAAGCTGCCCTGCTGCGTTCCCACCCTCCCGTTGCTTTTCCCAGCCGTGGCTCGTCTTATCGGGGTCCCCGAGCACGCTCGCCCCGCTCCCTTGCTGCCCTTGTGGTTCCCGGGGCGGCAGGGCCACCGCTGGACCACAGCATCCCCCGGGGCCGGGTGCTCCCCGCGCCACCCCGCCAGGTCTCCCGAAGCACGACGACGGCCACCACCTCCTGCCACCCGCCCACAGCACCAGCTGGCCTCGCCGAGCCCACCTTGACGAAGAGCTCGATCTCGGGCTCCTTCGACGGCCGGCTCTCCATCCCGGCGGCGTTGGGAACTTGTTGGGGGACCCGCTCACTGCCGCGCTGAGTTTCGCCCGTCCTCTGCGGCgcgcagctgcagcacctcgcgccgggctggggccggggctggggctcgccctttccttccctttttgaAGCGGGGAGGAGCGATGGGGTGCAGGCAAGGAGGGGGAAGCTGCGGGGCCTCCCAGCTGTGACTCAGCACGGGTCTATCTGGATGCGCTGACGGGTCCCCGGCCAGGCTATCGCACCCGCCCAGGCGCCTCCAAGCAGCCCGGTGGCTGCTGCCGTCAGCTCCCTGATGGGAGAcggggtttgttgttgttttgttttgggttgcttttttttttttttttttgcacaggaAGCGTCTGCATCTACCCCTTCGCCATCCTCCCAGCCCCTTTCCCCGTCACTCCCTCTGTCCGAGCATCTCGCCGCTGCCCCGCGGGACCCCATTAATTCGGGATGCAGGCACAATGCCAGGATGCCCACCCCGCTGCGAGGACGTGGGGCTGAGCAAGACGAGGCTCTGGGGAAGCCCGGAGGGCAAGCGGCACGGCCTGGCTGCTTGCCACCGCCTCCTCGCAGCCAGCCCCTTGCAGGAAGGCATTGCAAAACGTCCAAGGAGGGAAAGCAAAAGGGGACGGAGCACATCGGGGCGCGGTGATGGGAAGGGGGGGTGGTGTCTGACATCCAGGGCCCCGTTCCTGGAATTTGGGCTGTTTCACAGGAAAGATGACTGCCCTGATTTCCTCCCCAGGATGGGAGGGAAGCGCTCGCCGTCGGATGGGGCTGGCCGCCAGCCCGGAGCAGGCAGGCTTCCCGGCACCCACAGGCTCCGCTCCTCTCCCGAGCTGCCGGCTTGGGCGAGCCCCGGCTTGTGCTGTGGTACCACACAGTCAATACCGAGCTTTGAGTTagaaagttgtattttttttgatttttgtcacTTTGCAtaaaatggttgttttttttttttcttttttcttttttgtcacaCCCCCAATTGCTTGAACCAGCCCCGCTCCAGCTCGGATAAGCCCAGACCTTCCTGCAATTAATCTGAGGCTGGCAAACGAGGAGacggctctgctgctgccacgcACAGAGCAGGGCTCGGTGTCCGTGGGTATTGGCAGGCACAGGAGGCAGTGCCGGcagcccttcccttcctcccccggCGCTGAATGACCGGACATGTGCCGAGATGGAGATTAGGGCACACGTGCATCCGGGTGGTCGCCTGCATCCCccctggggagagcagggggcaggctgggga contains these protein-coding regions:
- the LOC121077056 gene encoding chloride intracellular channel protein 2-like, which codes for MESRPSKEPEIELFVKAGLDGENIGNCPFCQRLFMVLWLKGVKFNVTTVDMTRKPEELKDLAPGTNPPFLLFNRELKTDFIKIEEFLEQTLGPPTYPHLSPKYKESFDVGSDIFAKFSAYIKNPRKEANSNLEKALLREFHRLDQYLNNPLPEEIDQDSVEDIAVSKRKFLDGDHLTLADCNLLPKLHIIKIAAKKYRDFEIPADMTGVWRYLNNAYACDEFSHTCPADEEIIHTYASVARKMT